A stretch of the Comamonas testosteroni TK102 genome encodes the following:
- a CDS encoding PdxA family dehydrogenase gives MEPLLQGLIHEEAGSLAQPIQWGEITPQAGLSTVQSATAAIRACENGEVDAVIACPHHETAIHRAGIAFSGYPSLLANVLGMNEDQVFLMLVGAGLRIVHVTLHESVRSALERLSPQLVVNAVQAAVQTCTLLGVPKPQVAVFGINPHASEGQLFGLEDSQITAPAVETLRKCGLAVDGPMGADMVLAQRKHDLYVAMLHDQGHIPIKLLAPNGASAISIGGRVVLSSVGHGSAMDIAGRGVADSTALLRTIALLGAQPG, from the coding sequence ATGGAGCCCCTCCTTCAAGGCCTCATTCATGAGGAAGCCGGCTCGCTTGCACAACCAATCCAATGGGGAGAGATCACCCCGCAGGCTGGCCTATCAACGGTGCAATCCGCAACAGCGGCTATCCGAGCGTGCGAGAACGGCGAGGTCGATGCCGTCATTGCCTGTCCCCACCATGAAACGGCCATTCACCGCGCAGGCATAGCGTTCAGCGGCTACCCATCTTTGCTCGCCAATGTTCTTGGCATGAACGAAGACCAGGTATTCCTGATGCTGGTGGGTGCTGGCCTGCGCATAGTGCATGTCACTTTGCATGAAAGCGTGCGCAGCGCATTGGAGCGGCTCTCTCCTCAGTTGGTGGTCAACGCGGTGCAGGCTGCCGTGCAGACATGCACCTTACTCGGAGTGCCTAAACCACAAGTCGCTGTATTCGGGATCAACCCTCATGCATCTGAAGGACAGTTGTTCGGCCTGGAGGACTCCCAGATCACCGCTCCTGCCGTCGAGACACTGCGCAAGTGCGGCCTGGCGGTAGATGGTCCCATGGGAGCCGACATGGTTCTGGCACAGCGCAAGCACGACCTGTATGTGGCCATGCTGCATGACCAAGGGCACATCCCCATCAAGCTGCTGGCTCCTAACGGAGCCAGCGCCATCTCCATCGGCGGCAGGGTGGTGCTTTCCAGCGTGGGCCATGGCAGCGCCATGGACATTGCCGGCCGTGGCGTGGCCGACTCCACGGCCCTCCTGCGCACGATCGCCCTGCTCGGCGCCCAACCGGGCTGA
- a CDS encoding DUF3325 domain-containing protein translates to MLLLAVLTNLVGLCWLALAMDVHWEQACGPVSASRRTVLSLRGLGGFSLFTSLMLCLQADHASMAVLVWFMTLAGAALSIAFALTWQARWLKLLVFWIR, encoded by the coding sequence ATGCTCTTACTGGCTGTCTTGACCAACCTCGTTGGTCTGTGCTGGCTGGCCTTGGCGATGGATGTGCACTGGGAGCAGGCATGTGGACCTGTCTCCGCATCACGCAGAACAGTCCTATCGCTGCGCGGGCTTGGTGGCTTCAGTCTGTTTACATCGCTAATGCTGTGCTTACAGGCCGATCACGCCTCAATGGCTGTGCTGGTGTGGTTCATGACCTTGGCTGGTGCCGCGTTGAGCATTGCATTCGCTTTAACTTGGCAGGCGCGGTGGCTGAAATTGCTGGTGTTCTGGATACGATGA
- a CDS encoding IS3 family transposase (programmed frameshift), with protein sequence MKKRFTEEQIIGFLREAESGLPVAELCRRHGFSEASYYLWRSKFGGMSVSDAKRLKELEAENGRLKRLLAEALLENEVTKEALRKKLVSAPARRELVRHMVSRGLSERRSLRVIGMSASALRYKPACDHNCALKEKIIALAQRHRRYGAGMIYLKLRQAGEIVNHKRVDRLYAQAGLQIKKRRRKKIPISERHPLVRPTVANQVWSMDFVFDRTAEGRSIKNLTVVDDATHEAVAIVPERALGGNQLVRILEQLARTRGLPKAIRTDNGKEFCGRAMLNWAHARGVQLFLIELGKPNQNAHIESFNGRFRDECLNEHWFTSLAHARVIVEAWRREYNEERPKRSLGGLTPTAYAQRLMQKQLN encoded by the exons GTGAAGAAGAGATTTACGGAAGAACAGATCATTGGCTTCCTGCGGGAAGCCGAATCGGGCTTACCGGTGGCCGAGCTGTGCCGGCGGCACGGCTTCTCCGAGGCCAGCTATTACCTCTGGCGCAGCAAGTTTGGCGGTATGAGCGTGTCCGATGCCAAACGTCTGAAGGAGCTGGAAGCCGAAAACGGACGGCTCAAACGGCTGCTGGCCGAAGCCCTGCTTGAGAACGAGGTGACGAAAGAAGCCTTGAGAAAAAAGT TGGTGAGCGCACCCGCACGGCGCGAGTTGGTGCGTCACATGGTCAGCCGTGGACTGAGCGAGCGTCGTTCGCTGCGTGTCATCGGCATGAGCGCCAGTGCCCTGCGCTACAAACCAGCCTGCGACCACAACTGTGCCTTGAAGGAGAAGATCATCGCTCTGGCACAGCGTCATCGTCGCTACGGGGCCGGCATGATCTATCTGAAGCTGCGCCAAGCCGGAGAGATCGTGAATCACAAGCGGGTGGATCGTCTGTATGCCCAAGCCGGTCTTCAGATCAAAAAGCGCAGGCGCAAGAAGATCCCGATATCGGAGCGCCACCCTTTGGTACGCCCGACAGTTGCCAACCAGGTGTGGTCCATGGACTTTGTCTTTGACCGCACAGCGGAAGGACGCAGCATCAAAAACCTCACGGTAGTGGATGACGCAACCCATGAGGCTGTGGCCATCGTGCCGGAGCGGGCCCTGGGTGGCAACCAACTGGTGCGCATCCTGGAGCAACTCGCCAGGACAAGGGGGCTACCCAAGGCGATCCGAACTGACAACGGCAAGGAGTTCTGCGGTCGAGCCATGCTGAACTGGGCCCACGCCAGGGGCGTTCAGCTGTTTCTGATCGAACTGGGCAAGCCCAACCAGAACGCCCACATCGAATCATTCAACGGGCGCTTTAGGGATGAATGCTTGAACGAACATTGGTTCACCAGTCTGGCACATGCCCGGGTAATCGTGGAAGCTTGGCGCCGGGAATACAACGAAGAGCGGCCCAAGAGATCGCTTGGTGGACTCACGCCCACAGCCTATGCCCAGAGGCTGATGCAAAAGCAGTTAAATTAA
- the hepT gene encoding type VII toxin-antitoxin system HepT family RNase toxin: MVDDVLINKAAAIERCVIRAKEEYEKSPTTFASDHTRQDAAILNVQRACEAALDMGQHLIRRERLGIPQSSRDVFTLLAQAGWIESDLATRMQKMVGFRNIAVHDYQALQLPIVEAVITKHLGDFTAYSKAILLKNSK, encoded by the coding sequence ATGGTCGATGACGTACTGATTAACAAGGCTGCGGCCATTGAGCGCTGCGTGATACGTGCCAAAGAAGAGTACGAGAAATCACCAACCACGTTTGCGTCGGACCACACACGCCAGGATGCCGCCATCTTGAACGTTCAGCGGGCGTGTGAAGCCGCGCTGGACATGGGGCAGCACTTGATTCGCCGCGAAAGGCTTGGCATCCCACAGAGCTCGCGTGACGTATTCACCTTGCTGGCTCAAGCGGGTTGGATTGAGAGCGACTTAGCCACACGCATGCAAAAAATGGTGGGCTTTCGCAATATCGCTGTGCATGACTACCAAGCGCTGCAGCTACCGATTGTGGAGGCCGTGATCACCAAGCATTTAGGCGACTTTACGGCTTACAGCAAAGCGATCTTGTTGAAGAACTCTAAGTAA
- a CDS encoding aromatic-ring-hydroxylating dioxygenase subunit beta produces MINEIQIAAFNAAYAKTVDSDAMEQWPTFFTKDCHYRVTNVDNHAEGLAAGIVWADSQDMLTDRISALREANIYERHRYRHILGLPSIQSGDATQASASTPFMVLRIMHTGETEVFASGEYLDKFTTIDGKLRLQERIAVCDSTVTDTLMALPL; encoded by the coding sequence ATGATCAATGAAATTCAAATCGCGGCCTTCAATGCCGCTTACGCGAAGACCGTAGACAGTGACGCCATGGAGCAATGGCCAACCTTCTTCACGAAGGATTGCCACTATCGCGTCACCAATGTCGACAATCATGCTGAAGGGCTTGCTGCCGGCATTGTCTGGGCGGATTCACAGGACATGCTCACCGACCGAATTTCTGCGCTGCGCGAAGCCAATATCTACGAGCGCCATCGCTATCGCCATATTCTGGGACTGCCTTCGATCCAGTCAGGCGATGCAACACAGGCCAGTGCTTCCACGCCGTTCATGGTGCTGCGCATCATGCATACCGGGGAAACAGAGGTCTTTGCCAGCGGTGAGTACCTCGACAAATTCACCACGATCGATGGCAAGTTACGTCTGCAAGAACGCATCGCGGTTTGCGACAGCACGGTGACGGACACGCTGATGGCATTGCCGCTATGA
- a CDS encoding tyrosine-type recombinase/integrase has translation MAVITDAKARNIKPDSAAIPHGGVTGLALHPTKTKGRGKWVLRYVSPVNGKRRNAGLGSYPEIGIAEVAKRATAMRVTLAEGKDPLAEKALEEEAVKAPTFQEAAEILHKDLLPGWKNPKHGQQWINTLTEYVFPKLGAKLLAEIQPADVADALKPIWLEKAETASRVKQRIHTVMAWGWAHGHCQSNPVDVVTHLLPQQPGKAVRTQHHPAMPWGLIPAFVQKNLRTKGRVDVTRQLLEFVILTACRSGEARGMTWSEVDWKNAVWTVPAERMKAKLTHRVPLSPRTMEILQQQRGQHESLVFPSVRVRGELSDMAITSLLRRLNVESDVPGRVATAHGFRSSFRDWCSEHGYSRDLAERSLAHTIKDKVEAAYHRTDLLEQRRELMNAWATFVVGVASTEDDLKKVPQRTLSSFLRPRADASRG, from the coding sequence ATGGCTGTCATCACAGACGCAAAAGCTCGAAACATCAAACCTGATAGTGCAGCAATTCCACACGGCGGAGTGACGGGATTGGCACTGCATCCAACTAAAACCAAAGGCAGGGGTAAATGGGTGCTGCGCTACGTTAGCCCGGTGAACGGCAAGCGTAGAAATGCAGGCTTGGGCTCGTATCCAGAAATTGGTATCGCAGAGGTCGCGAAGCGCGCTACTGCCATGAGGGTGACGCTGGCAGAGGGGAAAGATCCTCTAGCTGAGAAAGCGTTGGAAGAAGAAGCTGTAAAGGCTCCAACATTTCAAGAAGCCGCCGAGATCTTGCACAAAGACTTGCTACCAGGCTGGAAAAATCCAAAGCATGGGCAGCAATGGATCAATACCCTGACTGAATACGTTTTTCCCAAGTTGGGTGCAAAGCTACTGGCTGAGATTCAGCCTGCAGATGTGGCGGATGCGCTCAAGCCCATTTGGCTTGAAAAGGCGGAGACGGCGAGTCGCGTCAAGCAAAGAATCCATACGGTGATGGCTTGGGGGTGGGCGCATGGGCACTGTCAATCGAACCCTGTGGACGTAGTTACCCATCTTCTGCCACAGCAGCCAGGAAAAGCTGTACGTACGCAGCATCACCCAGCAATGCCTTGGGGGCTGATCCCTGCTTTCGTACAGAAGAACTTACGTACAAAAGGGCGTGTCGATGTAACCCGGCAGTTGCTTGAGTTTGTAATTTTGACGGCCTGCCGTTCAGGCGAAGCACGGGGCATGACGTGGTCCGAGGTAGACTGGAAAAATGCAGTTTGGACCGTGCCAGCTGAGCGTATGAAGGCCAAGCTGACCCATCGTGTGCCGCTGTCTCCAAGAACTATGGAAATTCTTCAGCAGCAACGGGGTCAACATGAAAGCTTGGTTTTCCCTTCGGTAAGAGTGCGGGGAGAGCTTTCAGATATGGCTATCACCTCGCTGTTGCGCAGGTTGAATGTTGAAAGCGATGTGCCTGGGCGCGTGGCAACTGCCCATGGCTTTCGTTCGAGCTTCCGTGACTGGTGCAGTGAGCACGGTTACTCTAGAGATCTGGCTGAGCGTTCGTTAGCGCACACGATCAAAGACAAGGTTGAAGCGGCTTACCACCGTACTGACTTGTTGGAGCAGCGCCGTGAGTTGATGAATGCTTGGGCAACATTTGTAGTGGGCGTGGCTTCAACGGAAGACGATCTCAAGAAGGTCCCTCAACGTACGCTCTCAAGCTTCTTGCGGCCAAGAGCTGATGCCTCAAGGGGTTAA
- a CDS encoding TonB-dependent siderophore receptor — protein sequence MYILPLRAAPLALAVALAFANTPLYAQSTGTGVLTTPLEFSIVEKPLAQALSDWALRSRVQMIVQPALVAGKSAPAISGTLTPRQAVDRLLAGSGLVAIQEGNAVVIKIAQSTGEAPTLGSVTVTAQAERPGTTEGTGTYRAIGPSTTATGLPMTLRETPQSVSVVTHQQMQDRNMHSLDDVADVATGLTYSKLGTERSTFYSRGFPITDLQVDGVSTSVAESYSGDAMSLNNMAIYDRIEIVRGANGLLQGSGNPSAIINMVRKRPTREFQMSAELGAGSWADYRAQLDVSGPLNAAGTLRGRTVVFANDANSFKTGAGTDNKLLYAVGEADLSPSTLLTFGASVQKDNHRGYDWGGLNTKADGTFYDLPRSTSLAGPWAHLNRDNYTVFGDITHRFDNNWTLTGAINAVRSDTSFLSPYPARVSGDTYRLPISAAEYKDDQLAFNLKASGPFTLFGRQHELMLGASSRRDDFTYGIHTATNTPSVNITNFDFWSLPVPQLNVAGTNYALVRREKGIVAATRLHATDDLSVILGSRISWSDYASNSPYTNASYDSGRQIIPYAGIVYKLNRQHSVYASYTDIYSLQQYYSQSGLLEPVKGKNYEAGIKSEFFDGQLNTALAIFQTDQLNLPVATSAASTCGLAGNSRCYTEGAKVRNRGIDIEVSGSPTPNWNVAAGFTFSDPEYVAGPNQGKDYNTTIPRKVVKISTDYKLPGGQWRVGGNVQLQSSMRFDGATYSIYQGGFALLNLNANYRYDRHLSVQFNVRNALDKHYYQTIPSNNNFGGLFVGTPRSFAVTLRYDY from the coding sequence ATGTACATTCTTCCGCTGCGAGCGGCTCCTCTGGCCCTGGCCGTTGCTTTGGCTTTCGCCAATACCCCCCTTTACGCGCAAAGCACGGGCACTGGAGTTCTGACCACGCCCCTCGAGTTCAGTATCGTTGAGAAGCCTTTGGCTCAGGCACTCAGCGACTGGGCGCTTCGAAGCCGCGTACAGATGATCGTGCAACCCGCGCTAGTGGCCGGCAAGTCTGCGCCTGCTATTTCCGGCACCTTAACGCCTCGCCAGGCAGTAGATCGTTTGCTGGCAGGCAGCGGCTTGGTTGCCATTCAGGAAGGCAATGCCGTTGTTATCAAAATCGCCCAATCCACAGGAGAAGCACCAACACTAGGCTCGGTGACTGTCACAGCCCAAGCCGAGCGCCCTGGCACCACAGAGGGAACGGGCACCTATCGAGCTATCGGCCCCAGCACCACAGCAACCGGTTTGCCTATGACACTTCGGGAGACGCCGCAATCGGTCAGCGTCGTAACACACCAGCAGATGCAAGACCGGAACATGCATTCGCTCGACGATGTTGCTGATGTCGCCACTGGCCTTACTTACAGCAAGCTCGGCACTGAACGCTCGACTTTCTATTCGCGTGGATTCCCGATCACTGATCTCCAAGTCGATGGCGTATCCACCAGCGTTGCCGAGAGTTACTCGGGCGATGCCATGTCACTCAACAACATGGCGATCTATGACCGGATCGAGATCGTGCGCGGCGCCAATGGCCTGCTACAAGGCTCGGGCAACCCTTCGGCCATCATTAACATGGTCCGCAAGCGTCCCACACGTGAATTTCAAATGAGCGCGGAACTGGGCGCAGGCTCTTGGGCTGACTATCGTGCGCAGCTAGATGTGTCCGGCCCACTCAATGCCGCGGGGACCCTGCGCGGGCGGACGGTAGTCTTTGCTAACGATGCCAACAGTTTCAAGACCGGTGCGGGCACGGACAACAAGCTGCTCTACGCCGTCGGCGAGGCTGACCTGAGTCCTTCAACCCTGCTGACGTTTGGCGCCTCCGTGCAAAAGGACAATCATAGGGGGTACGACTGGGGTGGACTGAACACCAAGGCCGACGGCACTTTCTACGATCTGCCACGTTCCACTTCGCTAGCTGGGCCATGGGCCCACCTAAACCGTGACAACTACACAGTGTTCGGCGATATCACGCACCGCTTCGACAACAACTGGACTCTAACCGGTGCCATCAATGCGGTGCGCTCGGACACCAGTTTCCTTAGCCCCTATCCAGCACGCGTCAGCGGCGACACCTACAGGCTTCCCATCTCAGCGGCTGAATACAAGGACGACCAACTGGCTTTCAATTTGAAGGCCAGTGGTCCCTTCACTCTGTTCGGACGCCAACATGAATTGATGCTAGGAGCCAGCAGCAGGCGGGACGACTTCACTTACGGCATACATACGGCAACTAACACGCCATCGGTGAACATCACCAATTTCGATTTCTGGTCTCTCCCAGTGCCGCAACTTAACGTTGCCGGTACTAACTACGCATTGGTTCGTCGAGAGAAAGGGATCGTTGCAGCCACCCGGCTTCATGCAACGGACGACCTCAGCGTAATCCTTGGCAGCCGGATCAGCTGGTCTGACTACGCTTCAAATAGCCCCTACACCAACGCAAGCTATGACTCGGGGCGCCAGATCATTCCTTACGCTGGCATCGTCTACAAACTGAACCGACAGCATTCCGTCTATGCCAGCTACACCGACATCTATTCGCTGCAGCAGTACTACAGCCAAAGCGGTCTACTGGAACCCGTAAAGGGTAAGAACTACGAGGCCGGCATCAAGAGCGAGTTCTTTGACGGACAACTCAACACTGCACTGGCCATTTTTCAGACCGATCAGCTCAATCTACCTGTGGCGACGAGTGCCGCATCGACTTGTGGCCTGGCTGGCAATAGTCGCTGCTACACCGAAGGCGCCAAGGTTCGTAATCGGGGCATCGACATCGAAGTGTCGGGCTCGCCTACGCCAAACTGGAACGTGGCGGCTGGCTTTACCTTCAGCGATCCCGAATACGTTGCTGGTCCCAATCAGGGCAAGGACTACAACACCACGATTCCAAGAAAAGTCGTGAAGATCTCAACGGACTACAAACTCCCCGGTGGCCAGTGGCGCGTAGGCGGAAATGTCCAGCTGCAAAGCAGCATGCGCTTCGACGGCGCGACGTACTCGATCTATCAAGGCGGATTCGCGCTGCTGAACCTGAACGCAAACTATCGCTATGACCGCCATCTCAGTGTTCAGTTCAATGTGCGCAATGCACTCGACAAGCACTACTACCAGACCATCCCAAGCAATAACAATTTTGGCGGCCTGTTTGTGGGCACACCGCGTAGTTTTGCTGTGACGCTTCGGTATGACTATTGA
- the mntA gene encoding type VII toxin-antitoxin system MntA family adenylyltransferase antitoxin, whose translation MNYQGIVDHLQEAISSLSAVYVFGSQVTGHATADSDLDIALLMDEGLPAEALWELSSTLANLVKCDVDLLDLRAASTVMQYRIITTGTRLWSKDSQAALYESFILSQKTALDEARADLLKDIQTTGTVYGR comes from the coding sequence ATGAACTATCAAGGCATCGTCGATCATCTTCAAGAAGCAATTTCTAGCTTGTCTGCTGTGTATGTTTTTGGCAGTCAGGTCACAGGTCATGCAACGGCAGATAGTGATTTAGATATTGCGCTCTTGATGGATGAGGGTCTACCGGCAGAGGCACTGTGGGAGTTATCTAGCACTTTGGCTAACTTGGTGAAGTGTGATGTTGACTTGTTAGACCTAAGAGCAGCATCCACGGTCATGCAATACCGCATCATCACCACCGGTACGCGTTTATGGTCAAAAGACAGCCAAGCAGCACTCTATGAAAGCTTCATCCTTAGTCAAAAAACTGCGTTGGATGAGGCGCGCGCAGATTTGTTGAAAGACATTCAAACAACAGGAACAGTCTATGGTCGATGA
- a CDS encoding PepSY-associated TM helix domain-containing protein, whose translation MFQNFRLSMAWLHTWFGLVLGFVLIVVFFFGSLSVFDREIDRWAIPESRFAPQPMPSFDKVLLPVFQDMKPSAASIERARSRVNGPMAQDFPVVKNWGAYTTHRDPVLTLFSSYPLPNAKNPEDAVFGARTIDPRTGESLPDDHLKIGSRFFYPLHYSLNLHWLNLGTWIVGFAALIMLVALVSGVVMHRKIFREFFTFRPKKHIQRSALDLHNLTGVIALPFHFIFAFSGLVIFGGIYFPVTHTQLEPLHELHEKQEALETGLPHDRAGEYAQLASVDAMVVEAQRRWAAKGMAGDVGFLGVRHVGDANSYVSVYRAGTDRIALTGEGIHFKASTGEVLREDPPLTSVASINTFLTGLHLQHFRHWLLRWLYVLGGLLGCVCIATGFVFFVEKRKRQHAKQGQSGARWVDAFAVSTVTGMLIATLAMLISNRLLPGTMPSGWPGKGDMEQYIFWVVWMLAFVHGILRTASVAEARMAPAWIEQCWGVAFLAVTAVLLNWVTTGHHLLRTVSEGYWPVAGTDLFMLASSAIAMTVARKLGRRAVATTMTAAHQTSVSTAGGRARA comes from the coding sequence GTGTTCCAGAATTTCCGCCTCTCCATGGCTTGGCTGCACACCTGGTTCGGCCTCGTGCTGGGTTTTGTGCTGATAGTCGTCTTTTTCTTCGGCTCACTGTCGGTCTTTGACCGTGAAATCGACCGCTGGGCGATACCCGAGTCGCGCTTTGCGCCGCAGCCGATGCCTTCTTTTGACAAGGTGTTGCTGCCCGTTTTTCAAGACATGAAACCCAGCGCAGCAAGTATCGAGCGGGCGCGTAGCCGGGTGAACGGCCCCATGGCACAGGACTTTCCGGTCGTGAAAAACTGGGGGGCCTACACCACACACCGCGACCCCGTGCTGACCCTGTTTTCCAGTTATCCATTGCCAAACGCCAAGAACCCGGAAGATGCAGTCTTTGGAGCACGAACCATCGATCCCCGTACAGGAGAGTCCTTGCCCGACGATCACCTGAAGATCGGAAGCCGCTTCTTTTACCCCCTTCACTACAGCCTCAACCTTCACTGGTTGAATCTGGGGACTTGGATCGTGGGATTCGCCGCGCTGATCATGCTCGTGGCATTGGTCAGCGGGGTGGTTATGCACCGCAAGATCTTTCGCGAATTCTTCACCTTCCGCCCGAAGAAGCACATCCAGCGCAGCGCGCTGGATTTGCACAACCTCACGGGCGTGATCGCGCTGCCGTTTCACTTCATCTTCGCCTTCTCGGGGCTAGTGATCTTCGGCGGTATCTACTTCCCTGTCACCCACACCCAACTCGAGCCTCTACACGAGCTGCACGAGAAGCAGGAAGCGCTGGAGACCGGCCTGCCACATGACCGTGCCGGTGAGTACGCACAACTGGCCTCTGTCGATGCGATGGTGGTGGAAGCGCAGCGCCGATGGGCGGCCAAGGGCATGGCGGGCGACGTAGGCTTCCTAGGTGTGCGACACGTGGGCGACGCCAACAGCTACGTGAGCGTGTATCGCGCCGGCACCGACCGCATTGCGCTCACTGGAGAAGGTATTCATTTCAAGGCCTCGACAGGCGAGGTGCTGCGCGAAGACCCTCCGCTTACGTCTGTGGCGAGTATCAACACCTTCCTTACCGGACTGCACCTGCAGCACTTTCGCCATTGGTTGCTGCGCTGGTTGTACGTGCTCGGTGGCCTCCTGGGATGTGTGTGCATCGCTACCGGTTTCGTTTTTTTCGTGGAAAAACGCAAGCGTCAGCATGCCAAGCAAGGTCAGAGTGGCGCCCGCTGGGTGGACGCTTTCGCCGTGTCCACGGTGACCGGCATGCTCATCGCTACGCTAGCCATGCTGATCAGCAATCGCCTGCTGCCCGGCACGATGCCCTCGGGCTGGCCTGGCAAAGGCGATATGGAGCAGTACATCTTCTGGGTAGTCTGGATGCTGGCCTTCGTGCACGGCATCTTGCGGACTGCCTCAGTAGCCGAGGCCCGGATGGCCCCGGCCTGGATTGAACAGTGTTGGGGAGTAGCTTTCTTGGCGGTGACTGCCGTACTGTTGAACTGGGTCACGACAGGGCACCATCTACTGCGCACAGTCAGCGAAGGCTATTGGCCGGTGGCAGGCACCGATCTGTTCATGCTTGCAAGCTCAGCGATCGCGATGACGGTCGCACGCAAGCTCGGTCGTCGTGCGGTAGCAACCACCATGACAGCAGCCCACCAGACAAGCGTGTCGACCGCAGGGGGGCGTGCCCGTGCCTGA
- a CDS encoding tyrosine-type recombinase/integrase, with the protein MVTCTSKRSGKYWRLAYRLEGKQKTLALGVYPAITLAQARRGHDDARALLAQGIDPSQNKQRLKEDKAVAALNTVEAMYRAYLANKQPGWSTTHYDREARSLEKDLYPFLGQRVIGEVEPTEWLKACERVRDRDAVESAHRLLTTASGVWQYAIARGCATRDIAQDIKKALKPRQRGISQPSPIQASWANCLMRLIVSRTPAISATAPAKLKRMQCSTRHQPRS; encoded by the coding sequence ATGGTGACCTGCACGTCAAAGCGATCGGGCAAGTATTGGCGGTTGGCCTATCGCCTCGAGGGCAAGCAAAAGACACTGGCGCTCGGCGTGTATCCCGCCATCACCCTCGCCCAAGCCCGCCGTGGCCATGACGATGCCCGCGCCCTGCTGGCGCAAGGCATAGACCCCAGCCAGAACAAGCAGCGCCTCAAGGAAGACAAAGCGGTGGCAGCACTCAACACCGTGGAAGCGATGTACCGCGCTTATCTGGCGAACAAGCAGCCCGGCTGGTCAACGACACACTACGACCGCGAAGCCCGAAGCCTGGAGAAAGACCTGTACCCCTTTCTTGGGCAGCGTGTGATCGGAGAAGTCGAGCCGACTGAATGGCTGAAAGCATGTGAGCGCGTACGAGACCGCGACGCAGTGGAAAGCGCACATCGGCTGCTCACCACGGCATCAGGAGTCTGGCAATACGCAATCGCCAGAGGCTGCGCCACACGGGACATTGCCCAGGACATCAAGAAAGCCCTCAAACCGCGCCAGAGGGGCATTTCCCAGCCATCACCGATCCAGGCAAGCTGGGCGAACTGCTTGATGCGACTCATCGTATCCAGAACACCAGCAATTTCAGCCACCGCGCCTGCCAAGTTAAAGCGAATGCAATGCTCAACGCGGCACCAGCCAAGGTCATGA
- a CDS encoding FAD-binding oxidoreductase, whose amino-acid sequence MNHQIHIHDSDIAFPCAPGQSVLDAALQAGIELPYSCRKGSCGNCASALLDGNITSFNGMAVRSELCTSEQVLLCGCTAASDIRIQPSSFRRLDPEARKRFTAKVYSNTLAAPDVSLLRLRLPVGKRAKFEAGQYLLIHLDDGESRSYSMANPPHESDGITLHVRHVPGGRFSTIVQQLKSGDTLEIELPFGSIALKPDDTRPLICVAGGTGFAPIKSVLDDLAKRKVQRDITLIWGARNPSGLYLPSAIDKWRKTWPQFRYIAAITDLGNVPADAHAGRVDDALRTHFGNLHDHVVHCCGSPSLVQSVRTAASDMGLLAQDFHADVFATSPTGSH is encoded by the coding sequence ATGAACCACCAGATCCATATCCACGACTCTGATATCGCGTTCCCCTGCGCGCCCGGGCAATCCGTGCTGGATGCCGCCCTGCAGGCCGGCATCGAACTACCTTATTCCTGCCGCAAAGGTAGCTGTGGCAACTGTGCGAGCGCCTTGCTCGACGGAAATATTACTTCCTTCAATGGCATGGCCGTGCGCAGCGAACTCTGCACCTCGGAGCAGGTACTGCTGTGCGGCTGCACCGCCGCCAGCGATATACGAATCCAGCCGAGCTCCTTTCGCCGTCTCGACCCGGAAGCCCGAAAACGTTTTACGGCCAAGGTGTACAGCAATACACTGGCGGCACCCGATGTCTCGCTGCTGCGCCTGCGCCTGCCTGTGGGCAAGCGCGCCAAATTTGAAGCCGGCCAATACCTGCTGATTCACCTCGACGACGGGGAAAGCCGCAGCTACTCTATGGCCAATCCACCCCATGAGAGCGATGGCATCACATTGCATGTCAGGCATGTACCGGGAGGTCGCTTCAGCACTATCGTCCAGCAGTTGAAGTCTGGTGACACATTGGAGATCGAACTGCCATTCGGCAGCATCGCACTGAAGCCTGACGACACCAGGCCCCTGATTTGCGTTGCAGGTGGCACGGGATTTGCGCCCATTAAATCCGTTCTTGATGACTTAGCCAAACGCAAGGTTCAGCGCGACATCACGCTGATATGGGGGGCTCGCAACCCCTCTGGCCTGTATCTCCCTAGTGCCATCGACAAGTGGCGCAAAACTTGGCCGCAGTTTCGCTACATTGCAGCCATCACCGACCTAGGCAATGTGCCTGCGGATGCTCACGCCGGTCGGGTAGATGACGCACTACGCACACACTTTGGCAACCTGCACGATCATGTGGTGCACTGCTGTGGCTCACCCTCCCTGGTTCAATCAGTGCGCACAGCAGCTTCCGATATGGGCCTGTTAGCACAGGACTTCCACGCGGATGTTTTTGCGACGAGCCCGACTGGTAGCCACTAG